ACCTCTCCCTATGCTCTATCTAAATTAACTTCAGAAAATTATATTAAGCTTATGTCTCAAAAATTTGGGTTTAAATACGTGATTTTGAGGTATTCTAACGTATATGGTCCTAGGCAAGTTCCTCACGGCGAAGCCGGGGTTGTGTCGATATTTCTTGAAAACTTGATTAATAAGAGAAAATCTACTATAAATACTTTTCCAGAAGATAATGAAGGGATGGTTAGAGATTACGTTTTTGTAAAGGATGTAGCAATTGCAAACGACCGTGCACTTGAATTGGACAAATGTGGAACTTTTAACATATCAACAGGTATACCTACCAAGACAAAGAGAATTTTTTCTTTAATTGTGGATGCGTTGAAAAGATATGGTATAGAAGTATCTGAAAGCATATCTGTGCCAAATTATGCTGACGCAAGGCCTGGAGATCTTAGAAGAAGTCTATTAGATTCTAATAGAGCAAAAGAGATTCTTAAGTGGGAACCAACAGTAAATTTAAAGGAGGGAATAGAACTTACTGTAAAGTGGTTTCTGGAAAGAAGAGGCCAGGTAAGAACCTAGCCTCAAAAGTAAACCTAAACTGCTAAATTTGCCCCTTTATTAAGAATCTTTTGGACGTCATTGTAGATGTACATGAGTTCTTTATCGAAAAGTGGCCTCTTTAACTGAATAGACATATTTCTTACGTTTTCAAGTATCAATTTCGTTTCTTCTTTACTAAGTTCGATGCCAAATTGATTAAATTTGCTCTTTATGGCTGCGCTTCCTGAGTGCTTGCCTATTATAATTTGCCTCACAAGACCAACTTCATCGGGGGAGAATGCCTCATAAGTCGTTGGATTTTTTAGTACTCCATCGGCATGTATGCCCGATTCATGAGCGAATATATTAGCACCAACAATTGTCTTCCATATTGGGATTTGTCTTGACGAGGCATTAGCTACATACTCGCATATTTCTATAAATTTCTTTGTTTTAAATCCCAGATCGATGTTGTGTATTATTTTAAGAGCCATTACAACTTCTTCTAAAGCAGCATTGCCAGCCCTTTCTCCTAAACCATTTACAGTTACTCCCACATACCTTGCTCCGCCTCTTACTCCTGCCAGAGCGTTGGCAGTAGCCATTCCAAAATCGTTGTGCGTGTGCATTTCTATGTCAATCCCTACGCTATCACGGATTGTCTTGATTTTTGAAAAGGTTTCAAAAGGGTCAAGTATTCCTAAAGTGTCACAAAATCTGAGCCTATCAGCGCCACATTCCCTTGCCCTTTCTGCAAACTTTATTAGAAAATCCATTTCTGATCTGGAGGCATCTTCTGCGTTCGCAGAAACATAAAGCCCTTTTGACTTAGCAAATTCTACAGCTTTAGACATAGAATCTAAAACGTCTTCTCTTGAAGATTTCAATTTGTGTTTGATATGTATATCTGACGTTGATATAGAAATAGCTACAGCATCTACTCCGCAATCGATTGAATTCTTTATATCTTCAATAACAGCCCTATTCCATGCCATTATTGAGGCTTTTAAGCCCAAATTGACTATAGATTTTATTGCTTCTTTCTCTGCGCCTCCCATAGCGGGTATTCCGGCTTCTATTTGGTTAACGCCTATTTCGTCTAACATTTTTGCAATATGGATCTTTTCCTGATTAGCAAAGACAACCCCTGCTGTCTGTTCTCCATCTCTGAGAGTAGTATCCACGATAAAAATCTTATCAACAAAATCTTTAAGAGTTGGGTACAAATTAATCACCTCCACTTTTTTCATATAAAATTGTAGTTTAAATAAATTTCTTTGTAAAATTTTATAAATTGTCAGACAATTTTACACTATATTTATCCATCTCTTGCTTTTTGGTTCGACTTCTTTTTATGTTAAAATTGGACATATATAAAATCTTTTTAAGGAGTTAAACATATGCAAGAGATGCTGCAGGTAGTAGATTTGTGGGTATCTGTAGAGGGAAAGCAGGTCTTAAAGGGTGTAGATTTTTCTATGGGATACGGAGACGTGTATGTCCTTTTTGGACCAAACGGTGCAGGTAAGACGTCTTTTATGATGTCTTTAATGGGTTTCCCAAAATATAAAGTAGAACAAGGCAAAATTTATTTTAAGGGGGAGGACATTACAAATAAAGACATTTATGAGAGGGCGAAATTGGGCATAGGTCTCTCCTTTCAAAGGCCTCCTACGGTAGAGGGAGTTAGCCTTGAGAGGTTAATAAAGTTGCTTAGCAAGAACAATGGCATATCTGATGAAGAAGTTGAGAGAATACTAGAGAGTTTGAAAATTAAGGATCACGTAAAAAGATATATTAACGATGGGTTTTCTGGAGGTGAAATGAAGAGATCTGAAATATTGCAACTTATGCTCCAGAAGCCTGAATTTGTACTTATAGATGAACCTGAATCAGGAGTGGATATGGAAAACATATCTCTTGTAGGACATGCAATTAATCATTTGTTAGGTAAAGATAAGGTTAGAAGTCCAAAAAGAAGTGCCTTAATAATAACGCATACTGGTTATATTTTGGACTTTGTAAATGCAGACAAAGGATATATTTTTATAAACGGAAGGATAATATGTACGGGCAATCCCAGAGATATGCTAAACGAGATTAAAAGAAATGGCTATAAGGGGTGTCAGATATGCCAATAAGTGAGAAAAGGCTTTCTGAAATAAAATCTCTGGCTAATGCAGCCAGGGAGAAAAAAGCTGTTTTTGGTCCTGATGTAGATCTCGAAAGATTTAAAGAATTTGTTAAAAGGGATAAGGTTGAAAGTCTGACATCTTTAAAGGCACAGACTATGGAAGCTGCTATTATGAGCGGCATGGATATAAAGGAAGAGACTAGAAGTGGGTCCTTTGTCCAATTAAATCACAGCGTTATATATGAAAGCCTTAACGAGAAATATAAAGGTCAACTCCAAATAATGAGTACTGATAATGCTATTGAAATGTTTGATTGGATAGAAGATTATTTTTGGAGGGTAGTTAAGCCAGATCAGGACAAATATACTGCAGCAGTTGCGCTTAACCCTACACATGGCTATTTTATGAGGGTATTTCCCAATCAGCATGTTGAATATCCTTTGCAAGCGTGTTTGCTTGTGGATGAAAACAATATAAGCCAAAACGTTCATAATATCATAATAGTAGAAGAAGGCGCATCTCTTAACGTCATTACTGGGTGCTCTCTTTCAAAAAACGATGCCGAAGGAATTCATCTTGGGATTAGTGAGTTTTATGTAAAAAAGGGTGCAAGTCTAACCTTTACGATGATACACAACTGGGCAGATAACTTTGACGTAAGACCAAGAACAGGGGTATATCTTGAAGAAGACGCTAGATACGTTAACAATTATATCCTTTTAAAGCCTGTAAAGTCTATTCAATCGGCACCAAATGTATATCTTGCGGGAAAGAATGCTACTGCCCAATTTAATAACGTGATATATGGCCTTGGAAACTCATATATTGATCTTGGATCTAAGATGTATCTTGATGCCCCAAACACTCGTGCAGAATCTATAGCAAGGACTATTGCGGCAGATAAAAGCATAATATATTCAAGAGGAGACATGATAGCAAGGACAAAAGATTTTTGCATGGCGCATCTTGATTGTAGAGGGATAGTTTTTTCAAAGGAGGCTACAATGTACGCAATTCCAGCTCTAGTATCAGAGGGTTCCGTGAAAGCGCATCTCTCCCACGAGGCATCAATTGGTCCAATTTCTCAAGAGCAAGTAGAATATTTGATGAGTAGAGGCATAGAGAAAGACGATGCTGTTTCTTTGATTACTACAGGCTTTTTGAACCTAAACATTCCTTATATTCCGGCATTTATTGATAATAAGATTAGAGACATTATAAACGCTACTGCAAAGGATGCCCTTTAATGAGAGTCTTTTTTGACAAGAAGTCACTAAGAAAGTTTTTAGAGGAAAAGAGGTCTGCCGGTAAGACAGTTTCTCTTGTCCCGACAATGGGATATTTGCATGAAGGTCACATATCTTTGGTCAGAAGAGCAAGGGGGATGTCAGGAATTGTAGTGGTGTCAATTTTTGTTAACCCAATACAGTTTGGCCCAAACGAAGATCTGGATAGATATCCAAGAGATCTGGGATCAGATCTCAGACTTCTTGATAGAGAAGGAGTTGACGCGGTTTTTTGTCCTAATCCTGAAGAGATGTATCCAGAAGAGCAGCTTTGTTTTGTGGAGGTAAAAGGTCTTCAAGACAAGCTTTGCGGCCTGTTTAGACCTGGTCACTTTAAAGGCGTTTGTACAGTGGTTGCCAAACTTTTTAATATTGTACAGCCAGACTTTGCTCACTTTGGTGAAAAGGACTTTCAACAATTGGTAATCTTGAGAAAAATGGTAAAAGACTTAGACTTTCCTATTAAAATTGTCCCATCACCTATTGTAAGAGACAGCGATAATCTGGCATTAAGTTCAAGAAATTCATATCTAACTCCTGATGAAAGAAAGATTGCTTTGAACCTTAGTAAAGAACTTTTTTGGATAAAAGAAAAGATAGAATCAGGAAATTATGATATAAAAATTCTTGAAGATTCAAAAGCTAGACTTCAGGAAAAGGGAATAAAACTAGATTATCTTCAGGCTGTTAATATAGAAAATCTTAATGAAAAATCAGATCTAACTCCCCCTGTCGCGGTTCTTTTGGCGGGTTGGATCGGGAAAGTTCGATTAATAGACAATATTATAGTTGAGTCATAAATGGATTTTTTGATTGGATATTTTGGAGCTGGCAATGTTGGAGATGATGCAATACTCCAGGCATATCTCTTAAAAAACAAAAATCCAGGTAAGATACTTTGGAATTCTAAAAAGTCAGCTTTAAACCACGTGGAGAAAGAAAAAACATTGGATGTTCTGAAGAACATCCTTTTGGCAGATAGAATAATATTTCCCGGTGGGGGCATTATTCAGGACAAAACTAGCTTTTCTAGCCTTCTCTTTTATACAGGCATAATTTTTATTGCAAGTTTGTTAAAGAAGAAGGTTTACATGCTGTCTCAATCGTTGGGTCCTATAGGGCACACCAGATCAAAATTTTTTGTTAAGGTACTTAATAACGTTGAGGTTTTGGCTCTAAGAGAGCCTCTTTCTATCTCTCTAGCAAAAAGACTTAGATTGAAAAGCGATATTGTTAAAGAAGTTTCTGATATCACTTTGACTATAGATTTTGTTCTGCCAAAAAAAGAAAAGATTTTTGGGATCAACCTTAGGGCTTGTGAAGAATCTTCAAGGTCAGTTCAAGAGTTAGTAATCTTTTCCGAAAGATTGAGGGGTGAGGGCTTTTTAATAAGAGGCGTAGCTTTTGACAAAGAAGATGAGAGATTTTTAAAGAGTTTGCCGATAAAGTTTGATGAAATTTTTTATGGTAATTTTATAAATACGTTTAGATCGGTTGCAGAGTGTGAGGTGTTTGTTGCTACCAGATTTCACAGCGCAGTGTTTTGCACAAAGTCTTTGACTCCCTTTGTTGCAATCGATTACGATCCAAAGGTTAGAGGCTTTATGAGACAGATTGGTTTAGAGGAATATTGTTACAAATCTCTTTCTTTTGAAAATCTTGTAAAATTTTATAATAATAAAAAATTTGTTGAAAAACAGATCGCCTTAAAAATAAGTGAACTTGAAAAATTAGCATTTAAAAATTTTGAATTTGTTTAATGCCATGCGAAAATTTTTATTTGACAAAGTTCCTGTGGATATTATTAGTCTTGAAGAGATATTAAATCTTTTTGAAGAGAGACTTGTTAAAAATTTAGGTCTTAGAATTATAACCCTTAATCCAGAAATGGTTATGTATTCAATGAAAAAAAATAATAGCTCAACTATTATGCTTGAAACATTTAATAGAGCAGACCTTGTTGTCCCAGATGGGATAGGGATTGCTATTTTTTTAAATACAAAAAGAATATGCGGGGTAGATCTTATCCCACATTTTTTGGAGATATGTAAAAAACATGATAAAGGAATTTATTTAATAGGTTCCACAGATGAAGTAGTTAAATCGCTAAGTGAAAAACTTCTTAAGATGGGAATAAAAGTAGTTGGTTATGAAAACGGATATTTTACTGATTTTAAGCCATCTATAGAGAGAATCATTTTATCAGGCGCAACATTTGTAATGTCTGCTATGGGCTTTCCAAAACAGGAGATTTTCTTAAACGAACTTTTTAAAGCTAAGAGCGATATAATTGGCATAGGAGTAGGAGGTTCTTTTGATGTTTTGTCGGGCAAAAAAAAGAGAGCACCAGAAATATTTAGAAACCTTGGGCTTGAGTGGTTATATAGACTTCTTAGCGAACCCACAAGGCTAAAAAGAATGCTTGTTTTGCCAGAGTTTGCTCTGCTTGCATTTTTTTGGAGAATAAAAAATTTTGGAGAATGAGAAGATGATTGAAGCAAAGGTTATAAAAACTGAAAAAATTAGCAATTTTCATTTTCTAATGGATTTGAAAGTAGAGGAAAACCTTAGTCCCCTACCAGGACAGTATTTTATGCTAAAGTTAAATGACTTAAACGATCCATTTTTTATGAGGCCGTTTAGCGTTTTTGATTCAAATTCTGATAGATTAAGCTTTTTAATAGAAATTAAGGGTAAGGGAACGAAAATTTTAAGCAAAATGAATGAAGGCCATTTTTTAAAAATACGAGGCCCCTTAGGCAATGGCTTTAAATTTGATAAGATTAAAAGTGCTTTACTTTATGCAGGGGGAACGGGAATAGCACCAATATTTTATCTGGCAAAGC
Above is a genomic segment from Thermodesulfobium narugense DSM 14796 containing:
- a CDS encoding GDP-mannose 4,6-dehydratase; protein product: MAKIVVTGAAGFIGSNIVDYWIEKGHEVLSVDDLSSGNINNINSKSLFFQGDICSKKTSKKILEFSPDVICHQAAQISVPYSVTHPYIDAKINILGTIRMLECASKLKAKFLFASTGGAIYGEIKDIANEDTEPSATSPYALSKLTSENYIKLMSQKFGFKYVILRYSNVYGPRQVPHGEAGVVSIFLENLINKRKSTINTFPEDNEGMVRDYVFVKDVAIANDRALELDKCGTFNISTGIPTKTKRIFSLIVDALKRYGIEVSESISVPNYADARPGDLRRSLLDSNRAKEILKWEPTVNLKEGIELTVKWFLERRGQVRT
- the nifV gene encoding homocitrate synthase produces the protein MYPTLKDFVDKIFIVDTTLRDGEQTAGVVFANQEKIHIAKMLDEIGVNQIEAGIPAMGGAEKEAIKSIVNLGLKASIMAWNRAVIEDIKNSIDCGVDAVAISISTSDIHIKHKLKSSREDVLDSMSKAVEFAKSKGLYVSANAEDASRSEMDFLIKFAERARECGADRLRFCDTLGILDPFETFSKIKTIRDSVGIDIEMHTHNDFGMATANALAGVRGGARYVGVTVNGLGERAGNAALEEVVMALKIIHNIDLGFKTKKFIEICEYVANASSRQIPIWKTIVGANIFAHESGIHADGVLKNPTTYEAFSPDEVGLVRQIIIGKHSGSAAIKSKFNQFGIELSKEETKLILENVRNMSIQLKRPLFDKELMYIYNDVQKILNKGANLAV
- a CDS encoding ABC transporter ATP-binding protein, which encodes MLQVVDLWVSVEGKQVLKGVDFSMGYGDVYVLFGPNGAGKTSFMMSLMGFPKYKVEQGKIYFKGEDITNKDIYERAKLGIGLSFQRPPTVEGVSLERLIKLLSKNNGISDEEVERILESLKIKDHVKRYINDGFSGGEMKRSEILQLMLQKPEFVLIDEPESGVDMENISLVGHAINHLLGKDKVRSPKRSALIITHTGYILDFVNADKGYIFINGRIICTGNPRDMLNEIKRNGYKGCQICQ
- a CDS encoding SufB/SufD family protein; amino-acid sequence: MPISEKRLSEIKSLANAAREKKAVFGPDVDLERFKEFVKRDKVESLTSLKAQTMEAAIMSGMDIKEETRSGSFVQLNHSVIYESLNEKYKGQLQIMSTDNAIEMFDWIEDYFWRVVKPDQDKYTAAVALNPTHGYFMRVFPNQHVEYPLQACLLVDENNISQNVHNIIIVEEGASLNVITGCSLSKNDAEGIHLGISEFYVKKGASLTFTMIHNWADNFDVRPRTGVYLEEDARYVNNYILLKPVKSIQSAPNVYLAGKNATAQFNNVIYGLGNSYIDLGSKMYLDAPNTRAESIARTIAADKSIIYSRGDMIARTKDFCMAHLDCRGIVFSKEATMYAIPALVSEGSVKAHLSHEASIGPISQEQVEYLMSRGIEKDDAVSLITTGFLNLNIPYIPAFIDNKIRDIINATAKDAL
- the panC gene encoding pantoate--beta-alanine ligase, with the protein product MRVFFDKKSLRKFLEEKRSAGKTVSLVPTMGYLHEGHISLVRRARGMSGIVVVSIFVNPIQFGPNEDLDRYPRDLGSDLRLLDREGVDAVFCPNPEEMYPEEQLCFVEVKGLQDKLCGLFRPGHFKGVCTVVAKLFNIVQPDFAHFGEKDFQQLVILRKMVKDLDFPIKIVPSPIVRDSDNLALSSRNSYLTPDERKIALNLSKELFWIKEKIESGNYDIKILEDSKARLQEKGIKLDYLQAVNIENLNEKSDLTPPVAVLLAGWIGKVRLIDNIIVES
- a CDS encoding polysaccharide pyruvyl transferase family protein, yielding MDFLIGYFGAGNVGDDAILQAYLLKNKNPGKILWNSKKSALNHVEKEKTLDVLKNILLADRIIFPGGGIIQDKTSFSSLLFYTGIIFIASLLKKKVYMLSQSLGPIGHTRSKFFVKVLNNVEVLALREPLSISLAKRLRLKSDIVKEVSDITLTIDFVLPKKEKIFGINLRACEESSRSVQELVIFSERLRGEGFLIRGVAFDKEDERFLKSLPIKFDEIFYGNFINTFRSVAECEVFVATRFHSAVFCTKSLTPFVAIDYDPKVRGFMRQIGLEEYCYKSLSFENLVKFYNNKKFVEKQIALKISELEKLAFKNFEFV
- a CDS encoding WecB/TagA/CpsF family glycosyltransferase, whose product is MNLFNAMRKFLFDKVPVDIISLEEILNLFEERLVKNLGLRIITLNPEMVMYSMKKNNSSTIMLETFNRADLVVPDGIGIAIFLNTKRICGVDLIPHFLEICKKHDKGIYLIGSTDEVVKSLSEKLLKMGIKVVGYENGYFTDFKPSIERIILSGATFVMSAMGFPKQEIFLNELFKAKSDIIGIGVGGSFDVLSGKKKRAPEIFRNLGLEWLYRLLSEPTRLKRMLVLPEFALLAFFWRIKNFGE